The following proteins come from a genomic window of Paramicrobacterium humi:
- the rbsK gene encoding ribokinase, whose product MSSTESSLTPSAPGGVLIVGSITADLTTFSSRLPEPGETLLGDDFTLVLGGKGANQAVAAGLAGAETHMVGCIGTDLFSDMVSDGLKNAGVDIAHVRSVEGPTGIAHIRVDGKGENDIVMVPLANGALSEEQIDRAFEQLDGSVTVLLTQLEIPWALTQYAIRKAHAAGLTVVLDPAPAAELDEAIWPLVDIVTPNETEAMILSGIRVTDQESAISAARWFVDRGATSALITMASAGSVLVTAEDVQFFESLKVEPVDTTAAGDAFAGYLGASLAAGESLPDAIRRANAAGALAVTKRGASPSIPHRDEVDEFTARQKASV is encoded by the coding sequence ATGAGCAGCACCGAGTCATCGCTCACCCCCTCCGCCCCCGGCGGCGTCCTCATCGTCGGCAGCATCACCGCCGACCTCACCACGTTCTCGTCACGGCTGCCCGAGCCCGGCGAGACCCTCCTCGGCGACGACTTCACGCTCGTTCTCGGCGGCAAGGGCGCGAACCAGGCGGTCGCCGCCGGCCTCGCCGGCGCCGAGACGCACATGGTCGGCTGCATCGGAACCGACCTGTTCAGCGACATGGTGTCCGACGGTCTGAAGAACGCGGGCGTCGACATCGCGCACGTGCGCTCGGTCGAGGGGCCGACGGGCATCGCGCACATCCGCGTCGACGGCAAGGGCGAGAACGACATCGTCATGGTGCCGCTCGCCAACGGCGCCCTCAGCGAGGAGCAGATCGACCGCGCGTTCGAGCAGCTCGACGGGTCGGTCACGGTGCTGCTCACGCAGCTCGAGATCCCGTGGGCGCTCACGCAGTACGCGATCCGCAAGGCGCACGCCGCCGGCCTCACCGTCGTGCTCGACCCCGCGCCGGCCGCCGAACTCGACGAGGCCATCTGGCCGCTCGTGGACATCGTCACGCCGAACGAGACCGAGGCGATGATCCTCAGCGGCATACGCGTCACCGATCAGGAGTCGGCCATCTCCGCCGCGCGCTGGTTCGTGGATCGCGGGGCAACGTCGGCGCTCATCACGATGGCCTCCGCCGGCTCGGTGCTCGTGACGGCCGAGGACGTGCAGTTCTTCGAGTCCCTCAAGGTCGAGCCGGTCGATACGACCGCGGCAGGCGACGCCTTCGCCGGCTACCTCGGCGCCTCTCTCGCCGCGGGCGAGTCACTCCCCGACGCGATTCGCCGCGCGAACGCCGCCGGCGCTCTCGCCGTGACGAAGCGCGGCGCCTCCCCGAGCATCCCCCACCGCGACGAGGTGGACGAGTTCACCGCGCGCCAGAAGGCGAGCGTGTGA
- a CDS encoding GntR family transcriptional regulator: MTESARTGDADLDSLIDRQAPVPMYHQLKHHIMQQINIGALVPGDMLPGEHRLCEQFGVSRTVVRQALSQLEHQGIIERVKGKGTFVAPKKTPEGLVHTLSGLFDEMAQRGIHVHSDVRRKEVEPASDLVAEALELTPGEPVVVLDRLRYVGDEPWSWSTTYMPLDIGSLALEADLRDTSLYALLGEHGIRTARGVRSAEAVSASAEAAELLRVDQGRALLVLRSVGYDGADRPIEFFIAYHRGDRSRFEFQLTASPEDTSTAALLHTGFEA, encoded by the coding sequence ATGACCGAGAGCGCACGCACGGGGGACGCGGACCTCGACAGCCTCATCGACCGGCAGGCGCCGGTGCCGATGTATCACCAGCTCAAGCACCACATCATGCAGCAGATCAACATCGGCGCGCTCGTGCCCGGCGACATGCTGCCCGGCGAGCATCGGCTGTGCGAGCAGTTCGGCGTCTCGCGCACGGTCGTCCGGCAGGCGCTGTCGCAGCTTGAGCATCAGGGCATCATCGAGCGCGTGAAGGGCAAGGGCACGTTCGTCGCTCCCAAGAAGACGCCCGAGGGACTCGTGCACACCCTCTCAGGCCTGTTCGACGAGATGGCCCAGCGCGGCATCCATGTGCACAGCGACGTCCGGCGAAAGGAGGTCGAGCCCGCGAGCGACCTCGTCGCCGAGGCACTCGAGCTCACTCCCGGCGAGCCGGTCGTCGTCCTCGACCGCCTGCGCTATGTGGGCGACGAGCCGTGGTCGTGGAGCACGACGTACATGCCGCTCGACATCGGGTCGCTCGCCCTCGAGGCCGACCTGCGCGACACGTCCCTCTACGCGCTGCTCGGCGAACACGGCATCCGAACCGCTCGCGGCGTCCGCTCGGCCGAAGCCGTATCCGCCTCGGCCGAGGCGGCGGAGCTGCTTCGCGTCGATCAGGGAAGAGCCCTGCTGGTGCTGCGCAGCGTCGGCTACGACGGCGCCGACCGGCCGATCGAGTTCTTCATCGCCTACCATCGCGGAGATCGGAGCCGCTTCGAGTTCCAGCTCACGGCCTCCCCGGAGGACACGAGCACCGCGGCGCTTCTGCACACGGGGTTCGAGGCGTGA
- the rbsD gene encoding D-ribose pyranase, translated as MRSTNTTINPQLSRVISETGHTDLVVVTDAGLPIPPGSERVDLAYRPGAPAWLDVLDTVLAELVVEGATVSAEIAEASPQLLEALHERLDPLGVEIAMVAHVEFKKLTHEARAFVRSGEYTPYANVILQAGVAY; from the coding sequence ATGCGCAGCACGAATACGACGATAAACCCGCAGCTATCCCGGGTGATCTCGGAGACGGGCCACACCGATCTCGTCGTCGTCACCGACGCGGGCCTGCCGATCCCGCCCGGCTCGGAGCGGGTAGATCTGGCGTACCGGCCGGGCGCCCCCGCCTGGCTCGACGTGCTCGACACGGTGCTCGCGGAGCTCGTGGTCGAGGGGGCGACCGTGTCGGCCGAGATCGCCGAGGCGAGCCCGCAGCTGCTCGAGGCGCTGCACGAGCGACTCGACCCGCTCGGTGTCGAGATCGCGATGGTGGCGCACGTGGAGTTCAAGAAGCTCACGCACGAGGCGCGGGCCTTCGTGCGCTCGGGCGAGTACACGCCGTATGCGAACGTGATCCTGCAGGCGGGTGTGGCGTATTGA
- a CDS encoding NAD(P)-dependent oxidoreductase produces the protein MGRVLATSRSFSGGSLDLVARLAEAGHELVRGDSAHELEELRPLLADVDAWVAGTAAVTAEHLDAAPRLRIIARYGVGFEAVDVEAAAARGILVTNTPGANSSAVADHAVGLMLAALRSTASGDRRVRAGDWSAVRGRELGAQTVGIVGFGRIGRGVAARLSGFGCRVLVHDPWLSDDQVRAAGAEPATIAQLAAAASVITLHAPGGETLVNAGFLAAAADGLVLVNTARPDLVDERALAEALGSGRVAAYAADTLNGDVSGGTSPLLADELAEHVTITPHLGAQTIEAVDAMGSLAVDNVIAVLAGRPPLHPVR, from the coding sequence ATGGGGCGCGTTCTGGCGACGAGCCGCTCGTTCTCGGGCGGCTCCCTCGACCTCGTCGCCCGGCTCGCGGAGGCGGGTCACGAACTCGTGCGCGGCGACTCCGCCCACGAGCTCGAGGAGCTTCGCCCGCTGCTCGCCGACGTCGACGCGTGGGTCGCGGGCACCGCGGCGGTGACCGCCGAGCATCTGGACGCGGCCCCGCGACTGCGGATCATCGCCCGCTACGGGGTGGGCTTCGAAGCCGTCGACGTCGAAGCCGCCGCCGCCCGCGGCATCCTCGTCACCAACACCCCGGGGGCGAACAGCTCCGCCGTCGCGGATCACGCCGTCGGGCTCATGCTTGCGGCGCTGCGCAGCACCGCGAGCGGCGACCGACGGGTGCGGGCGGGCGACTGGAGCGCCGTGCGCGGCCGTGAGCTGGGTGCGCAGACCGTCGGGATCGTCGGGTTCGGCCGCATCGGTCGCGGCGTCGCCGCCCGGCTTTCCGGCTTCGGCTGCCGCGTGCTCGTGCACGACCCGTGGCTGAGCGATGACCAGGTTCGCGCGGCGGGCGCGGAACCGGCGACCATCGCGCAGCTTGCCGCGGCGGCATCCGTCATCACTCTTCACGCTCCCGGCGGCGAGACCCTCGTGAACGCCGGCTTCCTCGCGGCAGCCGCCGATGGGCTCGTTCTGGTCAACACCGCCCGGCCCGACCTCGTCGACGAGCGCGCCCTCGCCGAGGCGCTCGGCTCGGGTCGCGTCGCCGCATACGCGGCGGACACGCTCAACGGCGACGTGTCCGGCGGCACCTCGCCGCTGCTCGCCGACGAGCTCGCCGAGCACGTCACGATCACGCCCCACCTCGGGGCGCAGACCATCGAGGCCGTCGACGCGATGGGCTCCCTCGCCGTCGACAACGTCATCGCGGTTCTCGCGGGACGACCGCCCCTCCACCCCGTGCGCTGA
- a CDS encoding glucose-6-phosphate isomerase family protein: MPEFAAQPVPPMRIAFDAAAATLSPEGPTLTRRMSDLEGLFADHDAWRDAAEGENPVVYSVVSSPVPEEDRELPQSITTIQPGTTGGEFWMTKGHQHPNHQGEIYLGLHGAGGLLMFDGERTEWIDMAPGVIGYIPPGWAHRSVNVGDEPYSFLAVYPGGAGHDYGWVLEHGMGHRVIAGDSGFSLTDYTR, from the coding sequence GTGCCCGAATTCGCCGCCCAGCCCGTTCCGCCGATGCGCATCGCCTTCGATGCCGCCGCGGCGACGCTCAGCCCGGAAGGACCCACGCTCACGCGCCGCATGTCCGATCTCGAGGGCCTGTTCGCCGACCATGACGCGTGGCGTGACGCCGCGGAGGGTGAGAACCCGGTCGTCTACAGCGTCGTGTCGAGCCCGGTCCCCGAAGAGGACCGTGAGCTGCCGCAGTCGATAACCACGATTCAGCCCGGTACGACCGGCGGTGAGTTCTGGATGACGAAGGGCCACCAGCACCCGAACCACCAGGGCGAGATCTACCTCGGCCTGCACGGCGCAGGCGGTCTTCTGATGTTCGACGGCGAGCGCACGGAATGGATCGACATGGCACCGGGCGTCATCGGCTACATCCCGCCGGGCTGGGCGCACCGCAGCGTCAACGTGGGCGACGAGCCGTACTCGTTCCTCGCCGTCTACCCGGGCGGCGCGGGCCATGACTACGGCTGGGTGCTCGAGCACGGCATGGGCCACCGCGTCATCGCTGGCGACTCGGGCTTCAGCCTCACCGACTACACCCGCTGA
- a CDS encoding FGGY-family carbohydrate kinase, producing MVERDHRRGGPRRAAVPGDRGVDGRRRDAHGCRRGGDRPDAGNARRDGRRGWPHRRCRGGHRRARERCVRVPRHVVVDLVRERRARVRRAHAHHDLRQRRARQLRADRDDAGRGRRARVDQRSALPLPDGQSLRSLVAEAETADAASGGLFFLPYLLGERSPHWNPDAAGSFIGLGRHHTRAHLARAVLEGVAFNLYTCITAFREAGSAIDRVDAIGGGALSDAWLQIMADVWGVPVRRRSVVEEANSLGAAVTGAVGLGLVDSFDAARELSSVTGEFTPDASRHTDYARRHETFRAGYDALEAWFSRRSR from the coding sequence GTGGTCGAGCGAGATCATCGCCGCGGCGGGCCTCGACGAGCGGCTGTTCCCGGAGATCGTGGAGTCGACGGACGTCGTCGGGACGCTCACGGATGCCGCCGCGGCGGCGACCGGCCTGACGCGGGGAACGCGCGTCGTGATGGGCGGAGGGGATGGCCCCATCGCCGCTGTCGGGGCGGGCATCGTCGCGCCCGAGAACGGTGCGTACGTGTGCCTCGGCACGTCGTCGTGGATCTCGTTCGCGAGCGACGAGCCCGTGTACGACGAGCACATGCGCACCATGACCTTCGACAACGTCGTGCCCGGCAGCTTCGTGCCGACCGCGACGATGCAGGCCGGGGGCGCCGCGCTCGCGTGGATCAACGAAGTGCTCTCCCCCTCCCCGATGGCCAGTCGCTTCGCTCGCTCGTGGCCGAGGCCGAGACGGCGGATGCCGCGAGCGGAGGACTGTTCTTCCTGCCGTACCTGCTCGGCGAGCGCTCCCCCCACTGGAATCCCGACGCCGCCGGCTCGTTCATCGGGCTCGGCCGGCACCACACGCGCGCGCACCTCGCGCGTGCCGTGCTCGAGGGCGTTGCGTTCAACCTGTACACGTGCATCACCGCGTTCCGGGAGGCGGGGTCGGCGATCGACCGAGTCGACGCGATCGGCGGTGGCGCGCTGAGCGACGCGTGGCTGCAGATCATGGCCGACGTGTGGGGCGTGCCGGTTCGGCGGCGCAGCGTCGTGGAGGAGGCGAACAGCCTTGGCGCCGCGGTGACGGGCGCTGTCGGGCTTGGGCTCGTCGACTCGTTCGACGCGGCACGGGAGCTCTCGAGCGTGACGGGCGAGTTCACCCCGGATGCCTCGCGCCACACCGACTATGCGCGGCGCCACGAGACCTTCCGCGCCGGCTACGACGCGCTCGAGGCCTGGTTCTCGAGGCGGTCCCGCTGA
- a CDS encoding FadR/GntR family transcriptional regulator, which translates to MAVTDEAILKIKEMIISGELGPGDRLPPEKELSERLGLSRSSMREAVKALEVIRVLDVRRGDGTYVTSLEPRLLLEAMTFVVDLHDDDSILELFQVRRILEPAATALAAHHISAEQIADLHEQIDAVDESTAVEDLVNHDIGFHGAIVEAAGNGYLATLIESLSSHTVRARIWRGLTQEHAVSRTLAEHKAIVGALERGDAELAHALTIVHISGVEEWLRDAAVKARGEETA; encoded by the coding sequence ATGGCTGTCACCGATGAGGCGATCCTCAAGATCAAGGAGATGATCATCTCCGGAGAGCTCGGTCCCGGTGACCGGCTGCCCCCGGAGAAGGAGCTGAGCGAGCGGCTCGGACTCTCCCGCAGCTCGATGCGCGAAGCGGTGAAGGCCCTCGAAGTCATTCGGGTCCTCGACGTGCGCCGCGGCGACGGCACCTACGTGACGAGTCTTGAGCCGCGCCTCCTTCTCGAGGCCATGACCTTCGTCGTGGACCTGCACGACGACGACTCCATCCTCGAGCTCTTCCAAGTGCGTCGCATTCTCGAGCCGGCCGCGACGGCGCTCGCCGCGCACCACATCTCCGCCGAGCAGATCGCCGACCTCCACGAGCAGATCGATGCCGTCGACGAATCGACAGCCGTCGAAGATCTCGTGAACCACGACATCGGATTCCACGGCGCCATCGTCGAGGCCGCGGGAAACGGCTATCTCGCGACCCTCATCGAGTCCCTCTCGAGCCACACGGTTCGCGCGCGCATCTGGCGCGGGCTCACGCAAGAGCACGCGGTGAGCCGCACCCTGGCCGAGCACAAGGCGATCGTCGGCGCCCTCGAGCGCGGTGACGCCGAACTCGCGCACGCGCTCACAATCGTGCACATCTCCGGGGTCGAAGAGTGGCTGAGGGATGCCGCCGTGAAGGCGCGCGGGGAAGAGACGGCATGA